One part of the Polyangiaceae bacterium genome encodes these proteins:
- a CDS encoding YraN family protein, with amino-acid sequence MERRDTLLWQEAERLVADYLERVGFQIVATNLRVGRLEIDIVARRRELIVVVEVRTRGETAWTRALASIDWKKRERVRRAGQRLWGRRYRMDPSAERLRFDVASVTFGVAGAQIEYVPAAF; translated from the coding sequence GTGGAACGTCGGGACACGTTGTTGTGGCAAGAGGCGGAGCGCCTGGTGGCGGACTACCTTGAGCGCGTTGGGTTTCAGATCGTAGCCACGAACCTTCGCGTAGGACGCCTCGAGATCGACATCGTCGCGCGGCGCCGCGAGCTCATCGTCGTGGTTGAGGTTCGCACCCGCGGGGAAACGGCGTGGACTCGCGCCTTGGCCTCGATTGACTGGAAGAAGCGTGAGCGCGTCCGCAGAGCCGGGCAGCGACTCTGGGGTAGACGCTACCGTATGGATCCAAGCGCAGAGCGCCTGCGCTTCGACGTCGCGAGCGTTACCTTTGGCGTCGCGGGGGCCCAGATTGAGTATGTCCCTGCGGCGTTCTGA
- a CDS encoding HAMP domain-containing protein, whose translation MSGGRHQRSFKNYLLDPHFQLKYTGYLVLIAIALSAALGIILWRTSDAVISQSQKSVSLGEEVVKRGRDVVDESKKVSQVVKMNIVKDPDYKDNPALRDAFDEDAKKQDERLNQQQADLEAQASRLKEQSTQLAQQRSTMAWALGGVLIALVLLIGLAGIIVTHRVAGPIFKMKRHLREVGEGHLKVPSALRKGDELVHFFETFADMVRDLRKRQEGEIAMLDEALESLRGKASDEDLKPLEDLRKEMQDALG comes from the coding sequence ATGTCCGGCGGTCGCCACCAACGAAGCTTCAAGAACTACCTGCTGGATCCGCATTTCCAGCTGAAATACACCGGTTATCTGGTGCTGATCGCGATCGCGCTATCAGCAGCGCTGGGCATCATCCTGTGGCGCACCAGCGACGCGGTGATCAGCCAGAGCCAGAAGAGCGTTTCCCTCGGTGAAGAGGTGGTCAAGCGCGGGCGCGACGTGGTCGACGAGAGCAAGAAGGTCAGCCAGGTCGTCAAGATGAACATCGTGAAGGACCCGGACTACAAGGACAACCCGGCCCTTCGCGATGCCTTCGACGAGGATGCAAAGAAGCAAGACGAACGCCTGAATCAGCAGCAGGCGGACCTTGAAGCGCAAGCGTCCCGGCTAAAGGAACAGTCGACGCAGCTCGCCCAGCAGCGCAGCACGATGGCGTGGGCGCTGGGTGGTGTGTTGATCGCCCTGGTGCTCTTGATCGGTCTCGCCGGTATCATCGTGACTCACCGCGTGGCGGGCCCGATCTTCAAGATGAAGCGTCACCTGCGGGAAGTTGGGGAGGGCCACCTCAAGGTCCCCAGTGCCCTGCGGAAAGGCGACGAACTCGTGCACTTCTTCGAGACCTTCGCCGACATGGTGCGCGACCTGCGCAAGCGGCAAGAGGGGGAGATCGCGATGCTCGATGAGGCGCTCGAAAGCCTGCGTGGCAAGGCCTCTGACGAGGATCTCAAGCCCCTCGAAGACCTCCGCAAGGAGATGCAGGACGCCCTCGGCTGA
- a CDS encoding HEAT repeat domain-containing protein — protein sequence MTSWFARVWPWLLCLSLVLTTSSHAFAEDKVDRLAQQLKGSDDFRVRTQAALALGATKDKRAIDPLCGGLDDDNTTVRAAAAAALGKLKKGGVECLEDRLKKESSSSVKSVIKKSIKKIKKALKKGGGEITADTKFYVALEIKNSSDVSDDLVETEVRSGLVKKLAKLSGFAVAPSGEKLSDAKKLLAKHKGVDGFYLMAKAKLTYSGGTMKVKLSVSVFTYPNKALKGSFSVTVGFPDVEESDKGAQKELLGEAGRSAAEKFADNADRFK from the coding sequence ATGACTTCGTGGTTCGCCCGAGTGTGGCCTTGGCTCTTGTGCCTCTCGTTGGTGCTGACCACGAGCTCGCACGCGTTTGCCGAAGACAAGGTCGATCGGCTCGCTCAGCAGTTGAAGGGAAGCGATGACTTTCGCGTTCGCACGCAGGCTGCGCTGGCGCTGGGTGCGACCAAAGACAAGCGTGCCATCGACCCCCTGTGTGGTGGGTTGGACGACGACAACACCACGGTCCGAGCGGCGGCGGCAGCTGCCTTGGGCAAGCTCAAGAAGGGTGGCGTGGAGTGCCTTGAAGACCGACTGAAGAAGGAGAGCTCCTCCTCGGTGAAGTCGGTGATCAAGAAGTCGATCAAGAAGATCAAGAAGGCGCTGAAGAAGGGCGGCGGCGAAATCACCGCGGATACGAAGTTCTACGTAGCCCTCGAAATCAAGAACAGCAGCGACGTCTCCGACGACCTGGTGGAGACGGAGGTCCGCAGCGGCTTGGTCAAAAAGCTCGCCAAGTTGAGTGGCTTTGCCGTCGCGCCGTCCGGCGAAAAGCTGAGCGACGCGAAGAAGCTGCTGGCCAAGCACAAGGGCGTTGACGGCTTCTATCTGATGGCCAAGGCGAAGCTCACCTACTCAGGCGGGACCATGAAGGTGAAGCTCTCGGTTAGCGTCTTCACCTATCCAAACAAGGCGTTGAAGGGCAGCTTTAGCGTCACTGTCGGCTTCCCCGATGTCGAGGAGAGCGACAAGGGAGCCCAAAAAGAACTCTTGGGTGAGGCAGGACGCAGCGCTGCGGAAAAGTTCGCGGACAACGCGGATCGTTTCAAGTAG
- a CDS encoding carboxypeptidase regulatory-like domain-containing protein, translating to MHSESKIPVTSSVQSRRRALAGPRRDVVLAWWLGVVTCLVCCLAPRPAHAVKVRIRGTASLEARLIPTESGVELRSRLTDDTGRPIGKAHVRLRLSPAQPKLPAATVCGNTPLTALHRSLGEFILDSSAEGTFCLRIVELSDDAKLQLTFDGDADYDSLTKQIEIDKSRTPLALRFQPMPATLALEREQHSVWVATRSDTDLGLEPQKAQLNLFLKEFSGEESRLGQVTVSVGQRAQFLVPTASLGAPGAAQLIARFPGTRALSPAETEAPVLRTTQVTLSLDEAPTSDTARGRPLDLAVMSTVGPVPSGSVEAIYDGRSIGTTPVRDGRASLVLELEGDGGPAHLTLRFLPSSPAWVSSGNLEIEVPVPPPSPWGRIALITGALLITAWLVRAWYRPGRHETKETDERRSIPSGKPAVELLEPAGADGGWRGRVSDAHEGTPVSGATITLLIPAFSSDGVAARATTGTDGRFELQHVDFATAEGSRFRIEAPWHSTLERPVPRPGAIAISMVSRRRALLDRLVQWTGRKGRPWSSDGGATPGHVASVAKSKGQADVAEWAAEIERAAYGPIAPDADAEQRIGEQQPGRAEAD from the coding sequence GTGCACAGCGAGTCCAAAATCCCGGTGACCTCGAGCGTCCAGAGCCGACGTCGGGCGCTCGCTGGCCCACGCAGAGACGTCGTCCTCGCGTGGTGGCTGGGTGTAGTCACTTGCTTGGTGTGTTGCCTCGCACCCAGGCCTGCACACGCGGTGAAGGTGCGTATCCGTGGGACCGCCTCGCTCGAAGCTCGGCTGATCCCGACGGAATCTGGCGTTGAACTGAGATCGCGCCTCACTGACGACACGGGCCGACCGATCGGGAAGGCGCATGTCCGCCTGCGGCTGAGCCCCGCGCAGCCCAAATTACCCGCGGCAACCGTCTGCGGAAACACTCCCCTCACGGCGCTTCATCGTTCCCTCGGCGAGTTCATCCTCGACAGCTCCGCGGAAGGCACTTTTTGCCTGCGAATTGTCGAGTTGAGTGACGACGCCAAGCTCCAGCTTACCTTCGACGGAGATGCTGACTACGACTCGCTGACCAAGCAAATCGAGATAGACAAGTCACGCACTCCCCTCGCCCTGCGCTTTCAGCCGATGCCGGCGACGCTGGCGCTCGAGCGCGAACAGCACTCGGTGTGGGTGGCTACCCGTTCCGACACGGATCTGGGTCTCGAACCTCAAAAAGCACAACTCAATCTTTTCCTCAAGGAATTTTCTGGGGAGGAGAGTCGCCTCGGGCAGGTGACCGTCAGCGTCGGGCAACGAGCGCAGTTCCTGGTGCCGACGGCGAGCCTAGGAGCGCCCGGTGCGGCTCAACTGATCGCGAGGTTCCCTGGAACGCGCGCGCTATCGCCGGCCGAAACCGAAGCGCCAGTCTTGCGCACCACCCAGGTTACGTTGAGCCTCGATGAAGCGCCGACCTCTGACACGGCTCGCGGAAGGCCGCTCGATCTGGCAGTCATGTCAACCGTCGGCCCAGTTCCGTCGGGAAGTGTCGAAGCGATCTATGACGGCCGTTCGATTGGTACCACACCCGTTCGGGATGGGCGTGCCTCCTTGGTGCTAGAGCTCGAGGGAGACGGAGGACCGGCACACTTGACGCTGCGGTTCCTGCCAAGCTCACCCGCGTGGGTCTCCTCGGGGAACCTCGAAATCGAGGTCCCTGTGCCTCCGCCGAGTCCCTGGGGGCGCATCGCGCTGATCACTGGCGCGCTGTTGATCACGGCTTGGCTGGTTCGCGCCTGGTATCGCCCCGGGCGCCATGAGACGAAGGAAACGGACGAGCGCAGGAGTATTCCGAGCGGCAAACCAGCGGTGGAGTTGCTTGAGCCTGCGGGGGCAGACGGGGGCTGGAGGGGCCGCGTCAGCGACGCGCACGAGGGGACGCCTGTCTCTGGAGCGACCATCACGTTGCTGATCCCGGCGTTCTCCTCTGACGGCGTGGCCGCACGCGCCACCACGGGTACAGACGGTCGCTTCGAATTGCAGCATGTGGACTTCGCCACGGCCGAAGGTTCGCGATTCAGAATCGAAGCGCCATGGCACAGCACCCTCGAGCGTCCGGTGCCCCGACCCGGGGCGATCGCGATTTCGATGGTCTCTCGAAGAAGGGCCTTGCTCGATCGTTTGGTGCAATGGACGGGACGCAAGGGACGGCCCTGGTCGTCGGATGGAGGTGCGACGCCAGGTCACGTGGCGAGTGTGGCGAAATCGAAGGGCCAAGCGGATGTCGCCGAGTGGGCCGCGGAGATCGAACGAGCCGCCTATGGGCCGATCGCGCCCGACGCTGACGCCGAACAGCGCATCGGCGAGCAGCAGCCCGGGCGTGCCGAAGCCGATTAG
- the ftsY gene encoding signal recognition particle-docking protein FtsY, whose protein sequence is MIAVVAFFLMNKKGEPQVPAAPQPQKLPEKAPTKSKPAAKAKPPEPEDDEDDEEEEAPPPKAKAEAPKPEPEPEPEPEEEEPVASGDGRPSLTSRHDIKSLRKGLAKSRESEGFFGRLKSLVTGRKEIDASIAEEIEEILLTSDVGVKTTEALLERIKDGLSKGELKDPDAVWDALRTEALQILEAGDPGAFKMIGAPTVVLLVGVNGAGKTTTIGKLATRLSAEGKTCVLAAGDTFRAAAVQQLIVWGQRVGCEVVRGKDGADPGSVIFDAVEKAKELGADIVLADTAGRLHTKTNLMVEMKKIAKTAAKALDGAPHEVLLVLDSTNGQNALAQAKEFKEALDLTGLVLTKLDGTAKGGMILGICDELKLPVRFVGLGERPDDLHDFVPADFVEALLGREESN, encoded by the coding sequence ATCATTGCCGTCGTCGCCTTCTTCTTGATGAACAAGAAGGGCGAGCCGCAGGTTCCCGCGGCCCCGCAGCCACAGAAGCTGCCGGAGAAGGCACCCACCAAGTCGAAGCCTGCCGCGAAGGCCAAGCCTCCGGAGCCGGAGGACGACGAGGACGACGAAGAAGAAGAGGCTCCTCCCCCGAAGGCGAAGGCCGAAGCGCCGAAGCCCGAGCCCGAACCAGAACCTGAGCCGGAAGAGGAGGAACCCGTTGCTAGCGGCGATGGGCGTCCTTCCCTCACCTCGCGCCACGATATCAAGAGCCTCCGCAAGGGTCTCGCCAAGAGCCGTGAGAGCGAAGGTTTCTTCGGCCGGCTGAAGTCCCTCGTCACTGGGCGCAAGGAAATCGATGCGTCGATCGCCGAGGAAATCGAAGAAATCCTGCTGACGAGCGACGTCGGTGTGAAGACCACCGAGGCGTTACTCGAACGCATCAAGGATGGGCTGTCCAAGGGCGAGCTGAAGGACCCAGATGCGGTCTGGGACGCACTCCGCACGGAAGCGCTGCAGATCCTCGAGGCGGGTGACCCCGGCGCGTTCAAGATGATCGGGGCGCCAACGGTGGTGCTGCTGGTCGGCGTGAACGGCGCGGGAAAGACCACGACCATTGGTAAGCTCGCTACCCGGCTCTCGGCCGAGGGCAAGACGTGCGTGCTGGCGGCGGGAGACACGTTCCGCGCGGCGGCGGTGCAGCAGCTGATCGTCTGGGGTCAGCGCGTCGGTTGCGAAGTCGTCCGCGGGAAGGACGGCGCCGACCCAGGCAGCGTGATCTTCGACGCCGTGGAGAAGGCGAAAGAGCTGGGGGCGGACATCGTGCTCGCTGACACCGCTGGACGCCTCCACACCAAGACCAACCTGATGGTTGAGATGAAGAAGATCGCCAAGACAGCAGCAAAGGCCCTGGACGGCGCACCTCATGAGGTGCTGCTGGTGCTCGACTCGACGAACGGGCAGAACGCCCTCGCCCAGGCAAAAGAGTTCAAAGAAGCGCTGGACTTGACCGGTCTAGTTCTGACTAAACTCGACGGAACCGCCAAAGGCGGGATGATCTTGGGCATCTGCGACGAACTGAAGTTGCCGGTGCGTTTCGTTGGGCTCGGTGAACGACCTGACGACCTTCATGACTTTGTCCCTGCGGACTTCGTAGAAGCCCTGCTTGGCAGGGAGGAATCGAACTGA
- a CDS encoding outer membrane beta-barrel domain-containing protein — MKKRPIGLLVAAALCLCPAGAFAQKKGDAEAAAPADGEEAAAGEGEGGEAAEGEGEVPEGELPEGEVPGGDIGGEGLGDICEIDPAACPKLDFDKEAAKDLNEQIYAVQQLYALRVRRVELQPYWATSLNDQFVNHPGPGLALNYYITNVLAVGANFNYYRPFNADSSFNAQVRRAARVGVPLSEYDWGAALNFTYVPAYGKFAGFGDFIFHYDAYVVGGVGAISTRPIPVIDPDNRTFDFEPKLAFNAGIGFRVFFTRWFAAILEVRDYIFSDRLENDDTSVLAAPNDPLNKDNWYGDNSLTNAVQAQLGVAIFLPFSFEYRLPK; from the coding sequence ATGAAAAAACGTCCCATCGGGCTCCTCGTAGCAGCGGCGCTCTGCTTGTGTCCGGCCGGCGCATTCGCCCAGAAAAAGGGCGATGCGGAGGCTGCGGCACCCGCAGACGGGGAGGAAGCCGCCGCTGGCGAAGGAGAAGGCGGCGAGGCAGCTGAGGGTGAAGGCGAAGTCCCTGAAGGCGAATTGCCTGAGGGGGAGGTTCCCGGCGGCGACATCGGCGGCGAGGGACTGGGAGACATCTGCGAGATCGATCCCGCTGCCTGCCCCAAGCTCGACTTCGACAAGGAAGCAGCCAAGGATCTGAACGAACAGATCTACGCCGTGCAGCAGCTTTACGCGCTGCGCGTGCGACGTGTCGAGCTCCAGCCCTACTGGGCGACGAGCTTGAACGATCAGTTCGTAAACCACCCTGGCCCGGGCCTGGCGCTCAACTACTACATCACCAACGTGCTCGCGGTCGGAGCCAACTTCAACTACTACCGACCCTTCAACGCTGACAGCTCGTTCAACGCCCAGGTGCGTCGCGCTGCTCGCGTTGGTGTGCCGCTGAGTGAGTACGACTGGGGTGCGGCGCTGAACTTCACGTACGTGCCTGCGTACGGCAAGTTCGCCGGCTTCGGTGACTTCATCTTCCACTACGACGCGTACGTGGTGGGCGGTGTGGGAGCCATCAGCACCCGACCCATCCCGGTTATCGACCCGGACAACCGAACGTTCGATTTCGAACCCAAGTTGGCGTTCAACGCCGGCATCGGTTTCCGCGTGTTCTTCACTCGTTGGTTCGCGGCCATCCTGGAGGTGCGCGACTACATCTTCAGCGATCGCTTGGAGAACGACGACACGTCCGTGTTGGCGGCTCCGAACGACCCGCTCAACAAGGACAACTGGTACGGCGACAACTCGCTGACCAACGCTGTTCAGGCCCAGCTAGGGGTTGCCATTTTCTTGCCGTTCTCCTTCGAGTACCGGCTGCCGAAGTAG
- a CDS encoding HEAT repeat domain-containing protein, translating into MGLFDIFKKKEASTEAGSSAGKRATPRELNRLTRVAGDKLSQNYDRQEALQELTKIGTADAAAGLLRRFTFSMEPSITDQEEKEMAVAGVVSIGEEALEPIRKYCAKAESLTWPIKILRQILADEALVDELLTILDQFDTEYVRNAEPKVQLINALEEFKSEDVRVAVEPFLEDMSEPVRFHAVATVFAMNNPESIPALVTALAEDESLRVRNRIAQRLADAGWEIEESLREQCAEALPEEFELQGAQVVRVG; encoded by the coding sequence ATGGGCTTGTTCGATATCTTCAAGAAGAAAGAGGCCTCGACTGAGGCGGGATCCAGCGCCGGTAAGCGCGCCACTCCTCGCGAGCTCAACCGGCTCACCCGCGTGGCCGGGGACAAGCTCTCGCAGAACTACGACCGCCAAGAGGCGCTCCAGGAGCTGACGAAGATCGGCACCGCTGACGCTGCGGCGGGTCTGCTCAGGCGCTTCACCTTCTCCATGGAGCCGTCGATCACGGATCAAGAGGAGAAGGAGATGGCCGTTGCAGGTGTCGTTTCCATAGGGGAAGAGGCGCTGGAGCCCATCCGCAAGTACTGTGCGAAGGCAGAGAGCCTGACCTGGCCGATCAAGATCCTCCGTCAGATCCTGGCTGACGAAGCGCTGGTTGATGAGCTGCTGACGATCCTCGATCAGTTCGACACCGAGTACGTGCGCAACGCCGAGCCCAAGGTGCAGCTGATCAACGCCTTGGAGGAGTTCAAGTCCGAAGACGTCCGCGTCGCGGTGGAACCTTTCCTCGAGGATATGAGCGAGCCGGTGCGCTTCCACGCCGTCGCCACGGTGTTCGCGATGAACAACCCCGAGAGCATCCCTGCGCTGGTCACGGCGCTCGCCGAAGACGAGTCGCTGCGCGTGCGTAACCGCATCGCTCAACGCTTGGCAGACGCTGGCTGGGAGATCGAAGAGTCCCTGCGCGAGCAGTGCGCGGAAGCGCTCCCCGAGGAGTTCGAGCTCCAGGGTGCGCAGGTCGTTCGCGTCGGCTGA
- a CDS encoding histone deacetylase, whose amino-acid sequence MVTTLAVVDDALFDQHRALDRSGAPSPHPERPERLQAARLAVRRLSERFGDETLRVSPLSPRDATHDELSRVHDAGYLSELEQARGGTGYLDADTYYAPESVAAAVRACGGSLALVDALLDGNADYGVALLRPPGHHARPGAAMGFCMLNNVAVAAAHARARGVERVMIVDWDVHHGNGTQEMFFKDPSVLFASLHQFPFYPGTGATDEVGSADGKGYTLNVPLSAGAGDAAYLETARQLLAPVIAEYDPELLLISAGFDAHARDPLAGMALSAESYPRMLRELTGAWGRSARGRLGLLLEGGYDLTGLETSLEATLSGLVDPLPAGPTTERASSRHESELWSARSAAKRFWKV is encoded by the coding sequence ATGGTGACGACGCTAGCGGTGGTGGACGACGCGCTCTTCGATCAACATCGTGCACTCGATCGCTCGGGAGCACCCTCGCCCCATCCTGAGCGGCCAGAGCGCCTCCAAGCGGCGCGTCTAGCGGTCCGGCGGCTGAGTGAACGCTTTGGTGACGAAACACTCCGGGTAAGCCCGCTGAGCCCACGCGACGCCACTCACGACGAATTGAGCCGCGTGCATGACGCGGGTTATTTAAGTGAACTCGAGCAGGCCCGAGGCGGTACCGGGTACCTCGACGCCGACACGTACTACGCCCCGGAGTCGGTGGCCGCAGCGGTCAGGGCTTGCGGAGGCTCCCTTGCGTTGGTCGACGCGTTGCTAGACGGAAACGCAGACTATGGGGTCGCGTTGCTGCGGCCGCCTGGGCACCACGCCAGGCCTGGCGCTGCCATGGGGTTCTGCATGCTCAACAACGTCGCCGTCGCGGCGGCGCACGCCCGCGCGCGCGGAGTCGAGCGCGTGATGATCGTCGATTGGGACGTGCATCACGGCAACGGTACCCAAGAGATGTTCTTCAAGGACCCCTCGGTGCTCTTCGCTTCCTTGCATCAGTTTCCGTTCTATCCGGGCACCGGCGCAACCGACGAGGTCGGCAGCGCTGACGGCAAGGGCTACACCCTCAACGTTCCCCTCAGTGCAGGTGCGGGAGACGCGGCCTATCTAGAAACCGCGCGGCAATTATTGGCGCCCGTGATCGCGGAGTATGACCCGGAGCTGCTGCTGATCAGCGCCGGCTTCGATGCGCACGCTCGGGATCCATTGGCTGGCATGGCGCTCAGCGCCGAGAGCTACCCCCGCATGCTGAGGGAGCTGACCGGCGCATGGGGCCGAAGCGCGCGCGGTCGCTTGGGTCTGCTGCTCGAGGGCGGATACGACCTGACGGGCCTCGAGACCTCCCTCGAGGCGACATTGAGCGGTTTGGTCGATCCGCTCCCGGCTGGGCCGACAACGGAGCGCGCATCTTCGCGTCACGAATCGGAGCTCTGGTCGGCTCGGAGCGCCGCCAAGCGCTTCTGGAAAGTCTGA
- a CDS encoding PLP-dependent transferase — MHSDKLGLDTLAIHAGQEPDPNHAAVMQPIVLASTFAQAEPGKPKLFEYSRSGNPTRQALEACLAALEGGTHGFAFASGSAATLTLLHTLKPGDHVVSGDDVYGGTFRLFDKVLKPMGVNTTFVDLRDPARLDAAITPQTRLVWMETPTNPMLKLFDIEAIAARSKSHGIPLAVDNTFASPIIQQPLKLGASIVVHSTTKYINGHSDVVGGALITSDDAIAERVGFYQNAIGGVPSPFDCYMVLRGIKTLPVRMRHQCQSAALIAQRLEGRKGVNKVHYPGLESHPDHALAKRQMRLPGAMVSVDLSANVDQAKRFLSALRIFTLAESLGGVESLAEHPAIMTHASIPKETRDAIGIGDGLVRLSVGLEDVEDLWADLEGAFAAAGL, encoded by the coding sequence ATGCACTCGGACAAGCTGGGCCTCGACACCTTGGCAATCCACGCAGGGCAAGAACCCGACCCGAACCACGCGGCGGTCATGCAGCCCATCGTCTTGGCGAGTACCTTCGCTCAGGCAGAACCTGGCAAGCCCAAGCTGTTTGAGTACTCGCGCAGCGGCAACCCCACGCGCCAAGCGCTGGAGGCTTGCCTCGCGGCACTGGAGGGCGGCACTCACGGCTTTGCGTTCGCCAGCGGCAGCGCTGCCACGCTCACGCTGCTCCACACACTGAAGCCCGGGGACCATGTGGTCAGCGGCGACGACGTATACGGCGGCACGTTCCGGCTATTCGACAAGGTGTTGAAGCCGATGGGCGTCAACACCACCTTCGTGGATTTGCGAGATCCGGCTCGCCTGGATGCCGCGATCACGCCTCAGACCCGCCTGGTGTGGATGGAGACTCCCACGAACCCCATGCTGAAGCTCTTCGATATCGAGGCGATCGCCGCGCGCAGCAAGTCTCACGGCATTCCCCTGGCCGTGGACAACACCTTCGCGTCGCCCATCATTCAGCAGCCGCTCAAGCTAGGCGCGAGCATCGTGGTGCACTCGACCACCAAGTACATCAACGGTCACTCGGACGTGGTCGGAGGAGCGTTGATCACTTCCGACGACGCAATCGCCGAACGCGTCGGGTTCTACCAAAACGCCATCGGTGGTGTGCCTTCGCCATTCGACTGCTACATGGTTCTGCGCGGAATCAAGACGCTACCAGTGCGCATGCGCCATCAATGCCAGAGCGCCGCGCTGATCGCCCAGCGCCTCGAGGGCCGTAAAGGCGTGAATAAAGTCCACTACCCCGGCCTCGAGAGCCATCCGGATCACGCCCTCGCGAAGCGCCAAATGCGCCTCCCCGGCGCGATGGTCAGCGTGGACCTCAGCGCGAACGTGGACCAGGCGAAGCGCTTTCTGTCGGCACTGCGGATCTTCACCCTGGCTGAGAGCCTGGGCGGCGTCGAGTCACTGGCCGAGCATCCTGCCATCATGACGCACGCCTCCATCCCGAAGGAGACCCGCGACGCGATTGGCATCGGTGACGGCCTGGTCCGCCTGAGCGTGGGCCTCGAGGACGTTGAAGATCTCTGGGCTGATCTGGAAGGCGCTTTCGCCGCCGCCGGACTCTGA